The Magnolia sinica isolate HGM2019 chromosome 9, MsV1, whole genome shotgun sequence sequence CTTTCCAAATAAatgactataaaaaaaaaaatgaatgtacTGGTCAAGATTCTTTATGActaataaaaacttctatccacATCACCTTTTCAGAATTGAATATAACATAACTTATTCTTCACTAAAAAATGGAACAACAACTAATGATCCAAAGGACGATACCAAtttggtatttaaaaaaaaaaaaaaaaaaaactttccaaaACTTGTCAAATGACTATTGTGAAAATATTTGAAACTTCTCTTTCATTTTGAGAATTCGACAAGTACGTGTTCCATGGGAAGCACCATAAATATCAATTTACAACTTATTGACAGGTACATATATTGCCCAAGCAAAGGACGTTGGTCACGTTGACTAATTGCTCTTTATACTTGGTGCACCAAACAGGGTCGATGAAGTCAATCATTTCTGACTGCCTTGGCTCAAGCTAATAAGAAATAAGAATTGCCTTTTTATACCCAATAACCTAGGTATTGGGAAAATAAAACTGGATCAATGCAACTCGGACTCGTTCATATGACAGAGAAATATCCCTAGCAGTCGTTGATGATAAGCGAGGGTATATGTCGGATCTTATGCCAGTCGTCTCCTTCGTCTTTTCGTGCCCTTTCTCCGAATTCCTCCGGCATGCCTCTCACCTTCAATTTTTGAAGGGTGCTGATATGTTGCAATCCATCAGGAAGCATCTTCAATCTTCTGCATTTCCAAATCTTCAAATGTCTAAGATTCGGCATCGATCCTTCTTCCACCCTCCACTCCTCTAATTCATCCAAGTCATAAATAGTCAAATAGTCGAGCAGTGGAAACCCTCCGACCGAGCAAACCATTTCCTTTCCAACGTAAGATCTCGAGAATAAACAGAGTCTACGAAGGTTCGGCAGCATCTCCAGCGTTCCAATCTGGTCTCGCTCTAATTGGGACCCCTCCAAGAGTAGCGAAGTGAGGTTAGGTGGGAACTCATGTACGTCTGGTAATTTCTCTAAGGATCCGTCCAAACTTATGTTAAATAGATGGTGATGATTTGAGAAGGATGCAAAAGCTGGAATTGAGGAATCAGCACGTGCCTCTACCCACAAATTTCTGAGGCGGACCAATTTACAAATGGAATGGGACAATGACATTTTGAGATCTCCCCTAATCGTCAAATCTCTCAAATTGGTTAGTTTCTCCAACCCATCTTCTATCCAGCTGCCCCCCTCTACTATTTTTAGAGTCTGGAGATTGCTTAAGCGATGGATTTGCATGATGTTGCTGATTCGACATGGCTGGTTTATATACTTCCCTACGAGTAGGTGTCGTATCTGCTCCATCTTCCAAATATCATCTGGTAGTGTTATTATATTTGTATCCCATAGATCGAGAGTCGGTAAATTGGACAGGCGAGTTATGGTGGACGGTAGCCTTTCTAACCCGGTTCCCCTAAGACGTAGGTACCTCAAGTGGATTAGATACCCTATTTCATCCGGAAGACGAGAGAGGTCTAGGAATTGGAGATCCATCACCCTGAGCAATTTGAAAGCTCCCAAGAGGATTTTCAACTGTGGTTTTTCCAACATCTCTCTCTCATAACTGAAGCGCAACAAAGAGCGGAGTTGTGGAGTGGAGCGGTTAAGAGAGATGGACTTACTGATGTCACCACAAGTAATTGCAAGTCGGCGAGCCTTTGTAGGTAATTCAGGCGCCATGTTCCCATGCACTTCGAGAAATCTCTCCTCCTTCGCTTCTGATATTGAGAGGTCTCGTAGAAGATCATGAATACGGCATATAAAAACCGTTCCATTGCTCTCCCTGCTTGCCACCTGAATCATGCTTCTACTGATGAGCTCATCCAGGTAATCCTCCGCAACATCctccatttcttcttctcctcttctctgcACGAATCCTTCTGCTATCCACAACTGAATCAATTGGCGGACATTGATTTCAGAGTCTTCaggaaaagctccaaaataaagaAAACAGGGCTTCAAGTAACAGGGCATGTCATGGTAACTCAGGGCCAATATGCCTGAGATCTCATCTTCTTTGCTTTCATGTAGCCACCATTCCACACTTTTAAGAACCTTCTCCCACGTATTCACTGACTTCTCTTTTATTGATAGGACGCCTCCTAATACCGCAATTCCTAGAGGTAAACCTCCACATTTGGCGACCATCTTTCTCCCCAACTCTTCCAGATTTGGAGGGCACGTAGGAGAAAGATTTCCGGGAAGTGCTCTCTTACAGAACAGTGACCAGCTCTCGTTTCCATCCAGCAAACGGAGTTTATGGGGTGTACTCTGTGCGTCTGCATGCCTTGCTACATCTTCATTGCGAGTCGTGAGAAGCACTCTGCTGCCATTTTCCGTATCTGGAAATACAGAAACCAAACTGTCCCAAGCTTGTCTACTCCATATATCATCGATTACCACCAGATATCTCTTCCTTTGTAAGTGCTGAGAGAGTTCCTGCCGCAAGTCTTCCTCAGTCATCATCTTCTTGTCATCTCGTTCGAGGGCTCTAAAGCATTTTATAATGCTCAGTAAAAGCTCCCGGACTAGATATTGTTGAGAGACATACACCCAAGCATGAAAATCGAAACTCTTCTTTACATGGATGTCATTGTAAACTTTCTTTGCGAGAGTAGACTTACCTATTCCTCCCATACCCGTGATCGAAATAACAGCACGCCGCGCATCTCCTTCAGTCAGCTGCCGCACCAGTGTCTCTGTCTCGTCCTCAAAACCGACCACATCGATGGGAGTCATCTTCTCCCTCCGCAGCTGGCTTTGATTTGAAGAAGACGAAGCTTCTCCACCAACTGATATATTGCCGACGCCGTACTGTGATATGTTCTCCTTGATCTCGCCGAGCCTTCTTTCTAGGTTGAGGATCTTCTTTCCAACCTCGTGGATGGCTGGTATGGCTTTGATGCAACCACCAAAACTACTTAGGCATCTCACCAATCCAGCACTTGTCTCAGCTCGTTTCTGTTCAATGTTAAAGATGTAGGAGTCGATGACATCCTCAGCATCGTAGGCTACGTCTCTTATTTGAGTCACCCAAATCTTAAATCTTTTATTCTCTCTGCC is a genomic window containing:
- the LOC131255360 gene encoding probable disease resistance protein RF9, which codes for MESIVQLVIQKLNDVVTKEADLLFGVDDQIISLRTKLEWMRAFLEDVDSIGRENKRFKIWVTQIRDVAYDAEDVIDSYIFNIEQKRAETSAGLVRCLSSFGGCIKAIPAIHEVGKKILNLERRLGEIKENISQYGVGNISVGGEASSSSNQSQLRREKMTPIDVVGFEDETETLVRQLTEGDARRAVISITGMGGIGKSTLAKKVYNDIHVKKSFDFHAWVYVSQQYLVRELLLSIIKCFRALERDDKKMMTEEDLRQELSQHLQRKRYLVVIDDIWSRQAWDSLVSVFPDTENGSRVLLTTRNEDVARHADAQSTPHKLRLLDGNESWSLFCKRALPGNLSPTCPPNLEELGRKMVAKCGGLPLGIAVLGGVLSIKEKSVNTWEKVLKSVEWWLHESKEDEISGILALSYHDMPCYLKPCFLYFGAFPEDSEINVRQLIQLWIAEGFVQRRGEEEMEDVAEDYLDELISRSMIQVASRESNGTVFICRIHDLLRDLSISEAKEERFLEVHGNMAPELPTKARRLAITCGDISKSISLNRSTPQLRSLLRFSYEREMLEKPQLKILLGAFKLLRVMDLQFLDLSRLPDEIGYLIHLRYLRLRGTGLERLPSTITRLSNLPTLDLWDTNIITLPDDIWKMEQIRHLLVGKYINQPCRISNIMQIHRLSNLQTLKIVEGGSWIEDGLEKLTNLRDLTIRGDLKMSLSHSICKLVRLRNLWVEARADSSIPAFASFSNHHHLFNISLDGSLEKLPDVHEFPPNLTSLLLEGSQLERDQIGTLEMLPNLRRLCLFSRSYVGKEMVCSVGGFPLLDYLTIYDLDELEEWRVEEGSMPNLRHLKIWKCRRLKMLPDGLQHISTLQKLKVRGMPEEFGERARKDEGDDWHKIRHIPSLIINDC